One genomic window of Cellulophaga sp. Hel_I_12 includes the following:
- a CDS encoding LytTR family DNA-binding domain-containing protein: MEYEYTIINSDAAFSHELRSQLVDFKEFRCSGVATDCSDGLNLILKQVPDVVFVDLTKNASNCFAMVVELHQYVKFMPVIIGISKTKTFAFDALKNGFFDYWLLPLNEFDIRKTSLKLQHRELKEPCSTTKLCLKSYKDYRYIDTNEILYLKADNNTTDVFLKDGSSVSAFKTLKTFENRLPQNFMRIHQSYILNTDFISRINYGKAICTLNNGDTQLPFSKSYKDKIDTLKNVLTKNAISTLK, encoded by the coding sequence ATGGAGTACGAATATACTATTATCAATTCTGACGCTGCCTTTAGCCATGAATTACGATCTCAATTAGTAGATTTTAAAGAATTTAGGTGCTCTGGCGTTGCTACCGATTGCTCCGATGGTTTAAACCTTATTTTAAAACAAGTGCCCGACGTAGTTTTTGTTGATTTAACTAAAAATGCGTCGAATTGTTTTGCAATGGTAGTAGAACTACATCAATATGTAAAATTTATGCCCGTGATCATAGGCATTTCAAAAACAAAAACCTTTGCATTTGATGCCTTAAAAAATGGTTTTTTTGATTATTGGTTGTTGCCATTAAATGAATTCGACATTAGAAAAACTTCCCTGAAGTTACAACATAGGGAACTTAAAGAACCCTGCTCAACCACTAAGTTATGTTTAAAATCGTATAAAGACTATAGGTATATTGATACGAACGAAATTCTATACTTAAAAGCCGATAACAATACAACTGACGTGTTTTTAAAGGACGGCTCTTCAGTAAGTGCTTTTAAAACTTTAAAAACTTTTGAAAACAGATTACCTCAAAATTTCATGAGAATTCATCAAAGTTATATTTTAAATACCGACTTTATTTCAAGAATTAATTATGGTAAAGCCATATGCACCCTGAATAATGGTGATACACAACTCCCTTTTTCTAAGTCGTACAAAGACAAAATCGATACTTTAAAAAATGTACTGACCAAAAACGCCATTTCCACATTAAAATAA
- a CDS encoding response regulator transcription factor, translated as MKTVRILAVDDHKMTILGYKFILEDTEFNDFKVDLSIETSFATGKAEIENSVAANEPYDILLLDIQLSSSEEEYPYSGEDLGILARAISPSSKIVFLSSFSDNYRINSILKTVNPDGYMVKTEINENRLKEMVEVVLTTTPYYTKKALIAIRNKMSNDIHLDETDKKILYYISIGCKTKDMIEHVSLSVSGIENRKRVLKEIFGVENGNDYALIHNAREKGFI; from the coding sequence ATGAAGACAGTACGAATTTTGGCCGTTGACGATCATAAGATGACGATCTTAGGGTATAAATTCATATTAGAGGACACCGAGTTTAATGATTTTAAAGTAGATCTTTCCATAGAAACTTCTTTTGCTACGGGTAAAGCTGAAATTGAAAATTCGGTAGCGGCGAATGAACCATATGACATTCTTTTACTAGACATACAGCTAAGTTCTAGCGAAGAAGAGTATCCGTATAGTGGTGAAGATCTTGGTATTCTTGCTCGAGCTATTTCCCCTAGTTCTAAAATTGTCTTTTTATCCTCTTTTAGCGATAATTATAGAATAAATAGCATCTTAAAAACGGTAAATCCAGATGGATATATGGTAAAAACCGAAATTAATGAAAATCGTTTAAAAGAAATGGTCGAGGTGGTCTTAACCACTACACCCTATTATACCAAAAAAGCACTCATTGCCATTCGAAATAAAATGTCGAATGATATTCATTTAGATGAAACCGATAAAAAAATTCTCTATTATATCTCCATTGGGTGTAAAACAAAAGACATGATTGAACATGTTTCGCTTTCGGTAAGTGGCATTGAAAACAGGAAGCGTGTCTTAAAGGAAATTTTTGGTGTTGAAAACGGAAATGATTACGCTTTAATCCATAATGCGAGAGAAAAAGGCTTTATTTAA
- a CDS encoding glutaminyl-peptide cyclotransferase codes for MRTLFISSIAFVIALLGSCGSSNSTTSDLFEIQLQDNKGEFQQFDEVKISLKNKKNTTIETISYFIDGEPITLANDTFTLDMPELGVKTLKAVINYNGENGEITKDIRVLAKNSPEVYTYEIINEFPHDINAFTQGLEFYKDTLYESTGKKGLSSLRKIDFKTGKILKQINLEDTYFGEGITILNDKIYMLTWQSNIGFIYDTKTFEKLDSFKYGKSKEGWGLANDGEKLFKSDGSEKIWFLNPETLQEVGHIETVTNKSVFNKTNELEYANGKIYANVWQKESMMIIDAKSGAIIGVINFGGLKDKVKKHDNLDVFNGIAYHKERGTFFVTGKNWDTLFEVTILKKP; via the coding sequence ATGAGAACACTATTTATAAGCAGTATTGCTTTCGTAATTGCCCTATTAGGGTCTTGTGGAAGTAGTAATTCAACAACTTCCGACCTTTTTGAAATTCAACTTCAAGATAATAAAGGTGAATTTCAACAATTCGACGAAGTTAAAATTAGCCTTAAGAATAAAAAAAATACAACTATTGAAACTATTTCATATTTCATTGATGGCGAACCTATTACGCTAGCCAATGATACGTTTACCTTAGATATGCCAGAGTTAGGCGTTAAAACACTTAAAGCAGTCATTAATTACAACGGAGAAAATGGAGAAATAACTAAAGATATCAGAGTTTTAGCCAAAAATTCACCGGAAGTTTATACCTATGAAATCATCAATGAATTTCCTCATGATATTAATGCATTTACTCAGGGCTTAGAGTTTTATAAAGATACTTTATACGAAAGTACTGGAAAAAAAGGGCTGTCTTCTTTGCGAAAAATAGATTTTAAAACTGGAAAAATACTAAAGCAAATAAATTTAGAAGACACCTATTTTGGGGAGGGAATTACCATACTCAACGATAAAATTTATATGCTGACTTGGCAAAGTAATATTGGTTTTATTTACGACACCAAAACATTTGAAAAATTAGATAGTTTCAAATACGGTAAAAGTAAGGAAGGCTGGGGCTTGGCAAATGACGGTGAAAAATTATTTAAAAGTGACGGAAGCGAGAAAATTTGGTTTTTAAATCCTGAAACCTTACAGGAAGTAGGACATATTGAAACGGTCACCAACAAATCTGTCTTTAATAAAACCAACGAACTAGAATATGCAAATGGTAAAATTTACGCCAACGTATGGCAAAAAGAAAGTATGATGATTATTGACGCTAAAAGCGGCGCTATTATTGGCGTTATTAACTTTGGCGGTTTAAAAGATAAGGTGAAAAAGCACGATAATTTAGATGTATTCAACGGCATAGCGTATCATAAAGAAAGAGGTACTTTTTTTGTGACGGGTAAAAACTGGGATACATTATTTGAAGTTACTATTCTTAAAAAGCCCTAA
- the glyA gene encoding serine hydroxymethyltransferase yields the protein MQRDNLIFELIAEEKQRQINGIELIASENFVSAQVMEAAGSVLTNKYAEGYPGKRYYGGCEVVDVVEQIAIDRAKELFGAAYANVQPHSGSQANASVFHACLQVGDTILGFDLSHGGHLTHGSPVNFSGRLYNPVFYGVEKETGVLNYDKIQEIAEKEKPKMIIAGASAYSRDMDFKRFRAIADSVGALLLGDISHPSGLIAKGILNDPIPHCHIVTTTTHKTLRGPRGGLILMGEDFDNPFGITLKNGTLRKMSALLDLAVFPGNQGGPLEHIIAAKAIAFGEALTDEYLTYILQVKKNADAMAKAFMKKDYQIISGGTDNHMMLIDLRNKNITGKLAEAVLVKADITANKNMVPFDDKSPFVTSGIRFGTAAITTRGLKEADMAVIVDFIDEVLSNPEDEALIEGVKKKVNALMSGRALFNAC from the coding sequence ATGCAACGCGACAATCTAATTTTTGAACTTATTGCTGAAGAAAAACAGCGCCAAATTAACGGAATAGAACTTATTGCATCTGAGAACTTTGTAAGTGCTCAAGTTATGGAAGCGGCGGGTTCCGTTTTGACCAATAAATATGCTGAGGGTTATCCTGGAAAGCGGTATTATGGGGGGTGTGAAGTTGTAGATGTTGTAGAGCAAATAGCGATAGACCGTGCAAAGGAGTTGTTTGGTGCGGCCTATGCCAATGTGCAACCACATTCAGGTTCTCAGGCTAATGCATCGGTTTTTCATGCTTGTTTACAGGTAGGAGATACCATTTTAGGCTTTGACTTATCGCACGGTGGGCATTTAACCCACGGTTCTCCGGTAAATTTTTCAGGAAGATTATACAATCCTGTGTTTTACGGTGTTGAAAAAGAGACAGGTGTTTTAAATTACGATAAAATTCAAGAAATAGCGGAGAAAGAAAAACCAAAAATGATTATAGCTGGTGCATCTGCCTATTCTAGGGATATGGATTTTAAGCGATTTAGAGCTATAGCAGATAGTGTAGGCGCTTTATTGCTAGGTGATATTTCGCATCCATCAGGTTTAATTGCCAAAGGAATTTTAAACGATCCAATCCCACATTGTCATATTGTAACCACGACTACACATAAAACCTTAAGAGGACCAAGAGGAGGTTTAATCTTAATGGGTGAAGATTTTGATAACCCGTTTGGGATTACTTTAAAAAATGGAACACTGCGTAAAATGTCTGCTTTATTAGATTTAGCTGTTTTTCCTGGTAATCAAGGTGGCCCCTTAGAACATATTATAGCCGCAAAAGCTATCGCTTTTGGCGAAGCCTTAACCGATGAGTATTTGACCTATATTTTACAAGTAAAAAAGAATGCTGATGCTATGGCAAAGGCTTTTATGAAGAAAGACTATCAAATCATATCAGGGGGTACTGATAACCATATGATGTTGATTGATTTAAGAAATAAAAATATTACTGGTAAATTAGCCGAAGCTGTTTTGGTAAAAGCTGATATAACGGCAAATAAAAACATGGTGCCTTTTGATGATAAATCACCTTTTGTTACCTCAGGAATTCGTTTTGGAACGGCTGCAATTACCACTAGAGGCTTAAAAGAAGCGGATATGGCGGTCATTGTAGACTTTATTGATGAGGTACTTTCAAATCCCGAAGATGAAGCCTTAATTGAAGGGGTAAAGAAAAAAGTAAATGCTCTAATGAGTGGCAGAGCGCTTTTTAATGCTTGCTAG
- a CDS encoding SDR family oxidoreductase, which translates to MAQKVVLITGGSSGIGKAIGMYLKSKDFKVYGTTRTLTKYADFNHFNLLVLDVHDATSIEEAVAKLVALEGKIDVLINNAGVGITGPIEETPNDEIEKAFNTNLFGPIRVIKAILPQMREQRSGLIINITSIAGYMGLPYRGIYSATKGALELVTEAFRMELKDFGILMTNVAPGDFATNIASGRYHAPILEDSPYKKPYGDTLDAINTDVDSGGDPIAVAHLIYKIIQTKKPKIHYKVGDFMQKFSLILKNVLPDKVYEKLLLNHYKL; encoded by the coding sequence ATGGCACAGAAAGTTGTTTTAATTACTGGTGGTTCTTCGGGAATAGGAAAAGCAATAGGTATGTACCTAAAATCAAAAGATTTTAAAGTGTACGGCACTACTCGTACTCTTACGAAATATGCAGATTTCAATCATTTTAATTTATTAGTCTTAGATGTTCATGATGCAACTTCCATAGAAGAGGCGGTTGCTAAACTGGTAGCATTAGAAGGCAAAATAGATGTATTGATTAACAATGCGGGTGTTGGAATTACTGGCCCTATCGAAGAAACCCCTAACGATGAAATCGAAAAAGCGTTTAATACTAATTTATTTGGTCCTATTCGAGTCATAAAAGCAATTTTACCGCAAATGCGTGAGCAAAGGAGTGGTTTAATTATCAATATAACCTCTATTGCTGGATATATGGGTTTACCCTACAGAGGTATTTATTCTGCTACAAAAGGCGCTTTAGAGTTGGTGACCGAAGCCTTTAGAATGGAGTTAAAAGACTTTGGTATTTTAATGACCAATGTAGCTCCAGGTGATTTTGCTACGAATATTGCATCAGGCAGGTATCATGCGCCAATTTTAGAGGATTCTCCTTATAAAAAGCCCTATGGTGATACCTTAGACGCTATCAACACTGATGTAGATTCTGGAGGAGATCCTATTGCTGTAGCACATTTGATATATAAAATTATCCAAACAAAAAAACCAAAAATACACTATAAAGTGGGCGATTTTATGCAGAAATTTTCACTTATTCTAAAAAATGTACTTCCTGATAAAGTGTACGAGAAATTACTGTTAAACCATTATAAATTGTAG
- a CDS encoding tetratricopeptide repeat-containing sensor histidine kinase, with protein sequence MNFQGKSIKLLVVLGILFYSSCTEIKKEAHSETSPNPSTQNDSITGWIASSLNNALTPSEKQMLLSKAFDGLKKFPDDSSKMKQLSKISYYSLQTKDSLFFRTMNNEAILLSEKLKDSTALGEAVWDVALYFDKTNTKDSVLFYYNKAITLFSALKEQSNVGKLLLNLGVTQREVGDYAGAEASTIKAIAIFKALDDKKRLSDAYNSLGAITTSLGNHEQAIEFFEIANTLIQEVSNNEYVNTQIINNIGVAYKALGQFKKAEENFQKLVDLDSFKIKDPTFYAKTLTNLASSKLEQRTTENLSPLYQEAIALQHKNNNDFSEATASSYFATYLAYKKDTLAAITHALEAKNLAETSENTESLLRSLDLLTKIDPKNATAYAQEYFEVSTRLQEEERKLRDKFARVRFQTDEFIEKNELLEAQNTLLAREKQLWTALAAVGFVGIIAILIIVVQRIKNKNLKFEREQQEANQEIFNLLMTQQGKLTEGKKIAQEKISQELHDGILNDILGIRLILSSLNKKNDEETVKYRAELIEQLASVSEEIRTVSHELNSTSHKKVYNFIESVKSLVEKFKTATHTIKYQFTYPKDYNWDAINGDIKINLYRILQESIQNAVKHAQPNHIFINFDVVENRIVATIEDDGNGFDTKKLKKGIGVKNIASRLKKLNGEWIIESTLGKGTSTIIKIPLQHQKVA encoded by the coding sequence ATGAATTTTCAAGGTAAATCAATTAAATTACTGGTAGTATTAGGGATACTTTTTTATTCTTCTTGCACAGAAATTAAAAAAGAAGCACATAGCGAAACTTCACCAAACCCTAGTACTCAAAATGATAGTATTACAGGGTGGATTGCTAGCAGTCTAAATAATGCCCTAACTCCTTCAGAAAAACAAATGCTGCTTTCTAAAGCATTTGATGGCTTAAAAAAGTTTCCTGATGATTCTTCAAAGATGAAGCAATTGTCTAAAATATCCTATTACAGCCTTCAAACAAAAGATTCTTTATTTTTCAGAACAATGAACAATGAGGCAATACTGCTATCAGAAAAATTAAAGGACTCCACAGCACTTGGCGAAGCCGTATGGGATGTAGCGCTTTATTTTGATAAAACAAATACCAAAGACAGTGTTTTATTCTATTATAATAAGGCCATTACCTTATTCTCTGCTTTAAAAGAGCAATCTAATGTTGGTAAGCTTTTATTAAACCTAGGCGTAACCCAGCGAGAAGTTGGTGATTACGCCGGTGCTGAAGCTTCGACGATAAAAGCCATTGCCATTTTTAAAGCCTTAGACGATAAAAAAAGACTCTCTGATGCCTATAACAGTTTAGGTGCCATTACAACATCTTTAGGGAATCATGAACAAGCTATTGAATTTTTTGAAATAGCCAACACCCTTATTCAGGAGGTGTCGAATAATGAATATGTTAATACCCAAATCATAAACAATATTGGTGTCGCTTATAAGGCCTTGGGGCAATTTAAAAAGGCAGAAGAGAATTTTCAGAAGTTAGTTGATTTGGATAGTTTCAAAATTAAAGACCCTACTTTTTATGCTAAAACCTTAACTAACCTAGCTTCTTCAAAATTAGAACAAAGAACAACTGAAAATTTAAGCCCGCTATATCAAGAAGCGATAGCCTTACAGCACAAAAATAATAATGATTTTAGCGAGGCAACTGCAAGCAGCTATTTTGCCACATATCTAGCGTATAAAAAAGATACCCTCGCAGCAATTACCCATGCATTAGAAGCGAAAAATTTAGCCGAAACCTCTGAAAATACAGAAAGTCTTTTACGTAGCTTAGACCTGCTGACTAAGATTGACCCTAAAAACGCTACCGCATACGCGCAAGAATATTTTGAAGTAAGTACGCGATTGCAAGAAGAGGAGCGAAAATTACGAGATAAGTTTGCTAGAGTTCGTTTTCAAACCGATGAGTTTATTGAAAAAAATGAGTTATTGGAGGCACAGAATACACTTTTGGCAAGAGAAAAACAACTTTGGACCGCTTTAGCTGCAGTTGGTTTTGTAGGAATTATAGCCATTTTAATTATTGTTGTACAGCGCATAAAAAATAAAAATTTAAAGTTTGAGCGAGAACAACAAGAAGCAAATCAAGAAATTTTTAACTTACTAATGACCCAGCAAGGGAAATTAACAGAAGGAAAAAAAATAGCACAGGAAAAAATTTCTCAAGAATTGCATGATGGTATTTTAAATGATATTTTGGGGATCCGTTTAATTTTATCGAGTCTGAACAAAAAAAATGATGAAGAGACTGTAAAGTACCGCGCAGAACTCATCGAACAACTAGCTTCCGTTTCTGAAGAAATACGAACCGTATCGCATGAATTAAATAGTACTTCACATAAAAAAGTATATAATTTTATTGAGTCAGTTAAATCTTTAGTAGAAAAGTTTAAAACGGCTACACATACCATAAAGTATCAATTTACGTACCCCAAAGACTATAATTGGGACGCTATCAATGGTGATATTAAAATTAATTTATACCGAATCTTACAAGAAAGTATTCAAAACGCCGTTAAACATGCACAACCCAATCACATTTTTATTAATTTTGATGTTGTAGAAAATAGGATTGTTGCGACCATTGAAGATGATGGTAATGGCTTTGATACCAAAAAATTAAAAAAAGGTATTGGTGTAAAAAACATTGCTTCGCGTCTAAAAAAATTGAATGGGGAGTGGATCATTGAAAGTACCCTAGGAAAAGGTACCTCTACCATCATAAAAATACCCTTGCAACATCAAAAAGTTGCTTAA
- the fsa gene encoding fructose-6-phosphate aldolase, which translates to MKFFIDTANLADIKEAQALGVLDGVTTNPSLMAKEGITGRNNILKHYVDICNIVDGDVSAEVIATTYDEIIKEGEELAELHQQIVVKVPMIKDGIKACRYFSNKGIRTNVTLVFSPGQALLAAKAGATYVSPFIGRLDDISTDGLNLIAEIRHIYDNYNFETQILAASVRHTMHVIDCAKLGADVMTGPLSSIEGLLRHPLTDSGLAKFLEDYKKGN; encoded by the coding sequence ATGAAATTTTTTATAGATACCGCAAATTTAGCAGATATTAAAGAAGCTCAAGCATTGGGTGTTTTAGATGGTGTAACCACAAACCCATCTTTAATGGCAAAAGAAGGCATAACTGGACGTAATAATATTTTAAAACATTACGTAGATATCTGTAACATAGTTGATGGTGATGTTTCCGCAGAAGTTATTGCTACTACCTATGATGAAATTATTAAAGAAGGGGAAGAATTAGCTGAATTACACCAACAAATTGTCGTAAAAGTACCCATGATAAAAGACGGTATAAAAGCTTGTCGCTATTTTAGTAACAAGGGAATTAGAACCAACGTTACTTTGGTTTTTTCACCTGGTCAGGCTTTATTGGCCGCTAAAGCGGGTGCAACTTACGTATCACCGTTTATAGGTCGTTTAGATGATATTTCTACAGATGGTTTAAACCTCATAGCAGAAATACGTCATATCTATGACAACTACAATTTTGAAACTCAAATCTTAGCAGCTTCAGTGCGCCACACGATGCACGTCATTGATTGTGCAAAATTAGGTGCAGATGTGATGACAGGTCCTTTGTCTTCGATTGAAGGTTTGTTAAGACATCCTTTAACCGACAGTGGTTTAGCAAAGTTTTTGGAGGATTATAAAAAGGGAAACTAA
- the fahA gene encoding fumarylacetoacetase translates to MPLKTNDPNKKTWIPVPMDSDFPIQNIPFGVFLTRDDIITIGTRIGNTAIDLGALHQLGYFDGIPLTDDIFLQDTLNDFISDGKKTWRLVRNRISEIFDVKNDRLQNNEDHKKIVLFTMAEIEMQLPVQIGDYTDFYSSKEHATNVGTMFRDPDNALLPNWLHIPVGYHGRSSSIVTSGTPIRRPMGQTMPADADKPVFGPSKLVDFELEMAFITTDANVLGEPIPVDEAEDYIFGMVLFNDWSARDIQKWEYVPLGPFLAKNFASSISPWIVTMDALQPFKIESTAQNPEPLPYLQQKERKTYDIQLEVALVPENGVSTTLTKSNFKYMYWTMAQQLAHHTINGCNVNSGDMMGSGTISGPTADSYGSMLELSWGGKNPVALNDGTTRKFIEDNDTIIFKGYCKKDGVRLGFGKISTKLLPVYQPKKNKQ, encoded by the coding sequence ATGCCCTTAAAAACTAATGATCCTAACAAGAAAACATGGATTCCAGTACCAATGGATTCTGATTTTCCAATTCAAAACATACCTTTTGGTGTTTTTTTGACTAGAGATGATATTATTACCATAGGAACAAGAATAGGAAATACTGCTATAGATCTTGGTGCGCTACATCAATTAGGTTATTTTGATGGTATACCACTTACCGATGATATTTTTCTTCAAGATACTTTAAATGATTTTATATCTGATGGTAAAAAAACCTGGCGTTTGGTGCGCAACAGAATTTCTGAAATTTTCGATGTAAAAAACGATAGACTCCAAAATAATGAGGACCACAAAAAGATAGTATTATTTACCATGGCAGAAATAGAAATGCAATTACCCGTGCAAATTGGGGATTACACTGATTTCTATTCCAGTAAAGAGCATGCTACTAATGTAGGCACAATGTTTAGAGATCCAGATAATGCCCTATTACCAAATTGGCTTCATATTCCGGTGGGTTATCACGGTAGAAGCTCCTCCATTGTAACTAGCGGAACTCCAATTCGCAGACCTATGGGACAAACGATGCCTGCTGATGCTGATAAGCCTGTATTTGGTCCTTCAAAATTAGTAGATTTTGAATTAGAAATGGCCTTTATCACTACAGATGCAAATGTCTTAGGAGAGCCTATTCCTGTTGATGAAGCTGAAGACTATATATTTGGAATGGTCCTGTTTAACGATTGGAGTGCACGTGATATTCAAAAATGGGAATATGTGCCTTTAGGACCATTTTTAGCGAAAAACTTTGCTTCATCCATATCGCCATGGATCGTAACTATGGATGCACTACAGCCATTTAAAATAGAAAGCACAGCACAAAATCCAGAGCCACTACCCTATTTACAGCAAAAAGAAAGAAAAACATACGATATTCAATTAGAAGTTGCCCTTGTTCCAGAAAATGGCGTATCAACGACACTGACAAAATCTAATTTTAAATACATGTATTGGACTATGGCTCAGCAATTAGCGCACCATACCATTAATGGATGTAATGTAAATAGTGGTGACATGATGGGTAGCGGAACCATTTCTGGGCCCACGGCAGATTCTTACGGCTCTATGCTTGAACTAAGCTGGGGAGGTAAAAACCCTGTAGCCTTAAATGATGGCACTACTCGTAAGTTTATTGAAGATAATGATACCATAATTTTCAAAGGCTATTGCAAAAAAGATGGCGTTAGATTGGGTTTTGGAAAAATTTCAACAAAGCTACTTCCCGTCTATCAACCTAAAAAAAATAAGCAATAA
- the ytxJ gene encoding bacillithiol system redox-active protein YtxJ has translation MGLFNSFFGGKNSDEKKEIAALPWIALTSLDQLEEVGKKSNGKPQFIFKHSTTCGISRMVMNTFKQTYDLSKDQADLYYLDLHSYREVSNEVGRKFQVIHQSPQLLVIKNGTAVAHASHGEINEVQVATFI, from the coding sequence ATGGGATTATTTAATAGTTTCTTTGGTGGAAAAAATTCAGATGAGAAAAAAGAAATAGCAGCTTTACCTTGGATTGCGCTAACTTCCTTAGATCAATTAGAAGAAGTAGGAAAAAAATCGAATGGAAAACCTCAATTTATATTTAAGCATTCTACTACTTGCGGTATTAGTAGAATGGTAATGAATACGTTTAAGCAGACCTATGATTTAAGCAAAGACCAAGCAGATTTGTATTATTTAGACTTACACAGCTACCGAGAAGTTTCCAACGAAGTTGGACGGAAATTTCAAGTGATACATCAATCACCACAATTATTAGTTATAAAAAATGGCACTGCTGTAGCTCATGCATCTCATGGCGAAATCAACGAGGTTCAGGTAGCGACGTTTATATAA
- a CDS encoding thioesterase family protein has product MIKAFIKKIKVQEDDLDDLNHVNNVRYLQWIQDIAKEHWKEKAPKAIFETSIWVVKSHFIEYKKAAFLHDVIEVKTYIEKTKGALSIRIVEMSDTQTNDLILKSKTEWVLIDATSQRPIRISKDIVAIFE; this is encoded by the coding sequence ATGATCAAAGCATTTATTAAGAAAATTAAAGTACAGGAAGATGATTTAGATGATTTAAATCATGTAAATAATGTACGCTATCTGCAATGGATTCAAGATATTGCCAAAGAGCATTGGAAAGAAAAAGCACCGAAAGCTATTTTTGAAACTAGTATTTGGGTGGTTAAAAGCCATTTTATTGAATACAAAAAAGCAGCTTTTTTACATGATGTCATTGAAGTAAAAACTTATATTGAAAAGACCAAAGGAGCGCTATCAATTCGTATTGTTGAAATGTCTGATACCCAAACAAATGACCTTATTTTAAAATCAAAAACAGAATGGGTATTAATTGATGCCACATCGCAACGCCCTATTCGCATATCTAAAGATATTGTGGCAATTTTTGAATAA